The following are encoded together in the Capsulimonas corticalis genome:
- a CDS encoding PH domain-containing protein — MQRVFPMAAPRAMAANVLRGVVVFTAIMSVISVATVPASGRWIVALVWIPTFGLLFRVASRMGKVTFEVEGGALQIHGDLFRRNIPLSNLRLSEARHLDLSGEPALAPVIRLGGTALPGYQSGWYRLRNGEKAFVYLTDYTKAIHLPTTLGYSLLLSPDDPQAFLDAVRGAH, encoded by the coding sequence ATGCAGCGTGTATTTCCCATGGCCGCGCCGAGGGCGATGGCCGCGAATGTCTTGCGCGGAGTGGTTGTGTTCACGGCGATTATGTCAGTGATCAGTGTCGCGACAGTTCCCGCTAGCGGACGTTGGATCGTCGCTCTGGTTTGGATTCCGACCTTTGGGCTACTCTTTCGCGTTGCGTCGCGCATGGGCAAGGTAACGTTTGAGGTCGAAGGCGGCGCGCTCCAGATCCACGGCGATCTCTTCCGTCGCAATATTCCGCTCAGCAATTTGCGACTGTCGGAGGCACGACATCTGGATCTCAGCGGTGAGCCGGCGCTTGCGCCGGTGATCCGCCTTGGCGGAACCGCGCTGCCGGGATATCAAAGTGGATGGTATCGACTGCGTAATGGCGAGAAGGCGTTTGTGTATTTGACGGACTACACGAAAGCAATCCATCTGCCGACAACGCTCGGCTACTCGCTTCTTCTCAGTCCTGACGATCCACAGGCATTCCTCGACGCCGTGCGCGGCGCGCATTAA
- a CDS encoding VOC family protein, with protein MTTVQLNLVVIRAEDIDRAAKFYSILGLEFHKHRHGTGPEHCASETGGIVFEIYPPKQGESSAGTRIGFQIPSIDAVIAGLEAAGARIISPATDSPWGRRAVIADLDGHRVELTEPH; from the coding sequence ATGACAACCGTTCAGCTCAATTTAGTCGTTATTCGGGCCGAAGATATCGACCGCGCCGCAAAGTTCTACAGCATTCTGGGATTGGAATTCCACAAGCATCGCCACGGAACCGGCCCGGAGCACTGCGCGTCCGAAACCGGCGGCATCGTGTTTGAGATCTATCCTCCCAAACAAGGCGAAAGCTCGGCGGGGACTCGCATCGGCTTTCAAATCCCCTCAATCGACGCGGTAATCGCCGGCTTAGAAGCAGCCGGCGCGCGCATCATCTCCCCCGCCACAGACTCGCCCTGGGGCCGCCGCGCCGTCATCGCCGATCTGGACGGGCATCGCGTGGAATTGACGGAGCCGCATTAA
- a CDS encoding PH domain-containing protein encodes MQQIFPMAAPGPATKNTTMAIFLFVVVGCLGSMIAVPGGGGVHWITILVTAPILALVYRSIAKIGKVTFEVGGGVLDIRGDFLRHKIALKDVRLAEAQRIDRKTAPEVSPRERMAGTMMPGYMGGWFQMTGRGKGLVYVTDWSKAIYLPTNLGYPILLTPDDPQAFLDAIQSNPQS; translated from the coding sequence ATGCAGCAAATATTTCCGATGGCCGCGCCAGGGCCGGCGACCAAGAATACCACGATGGCGATTTTTCTGTTTGTGGTGGTTGGATGTCTTGGCAGTATGATCGCCGTCCCTGGCGGCGGCGGCGTTCACTGGATCACCATCCTTGTCACGGCGCCAATTTTAGCGCTTGTCTATCGCTCTATAGCGAAAATTGGCAAGGTGACGTTTGAAGTCGGGGGCGGCGTGCTTGACATTCGAGGCGATTTCTTGCGTCACAAAATCGCCCTCAAAGACGTGAGATTGGCCGAAGCCCAGCGGATTGACCGCAAGACTGCGCCGGAGGTGTCGCCGAGGGAGCGAATGGCGGGGACAATGATGCCTGGTTATATGGGCGGATGGTTCCAGATGACCGGTCGAGGGAAGGGGCTTGTTTATGTGACCGATTGGTCGAAGGCGATCTATTTGCCGACGAATCTCGGATATCCGATCCTGCTCACTCCCGACGATCCGCAGGCGTTTCTCGACGCCATTCAATCGAACCCTCAGAGCTAA